In one window of Halomarina pelagica DNA:
- a CDS encoding helix-turn-helix domain-containing protein, translated as MATIVTGSLPAEEFALRESLSRLSGAEFEVEQIVESGEEAVMPLLWVRGADPEAVSEAFEADPSVADPSLLVNVDGDQFYRMEWTERVQLVLQMLTDSEATVTDAYGAGETWYLRVLYPTRDSLSRTIDYCEANGLTFDVDTIRELEGEPAGRYGLTEAQYEALTVAAERGFYDVPRDVTLKELGDELGISHQALSERIRRATLALVEDTLLIGPESEE; from the coding sequence ATGGCCACTATCGTCACGGGATCGCTTCCGGCGGAGGAGTTCGCGCTGCGCGAATCCCTCTCGAGACTTTCCGGCGCAGAGTTCGAGGTCGAGCAGATCGTAGAGAGCGGCGAGGAGGCCGTGATGCCGCTCCTCTGGGTGCGCGGCGCCGATCCCGAGGCGGTCAGCGAGGCGTTCGAAGCGGATCCGAGCGTCGCGGACCCGTCGCTCCTCGTGAACGTCGACGGCGATCAGTTCTACCGGATGGAGTGGACCGAGCGGGTGCAACTTGTGTTGCAGATGCTGACGGACTCGGAGGCGACGGTCACCGACGCCTACGGCGCGGGCGAGACCTGGTACCTGCGGGTGCTGTATCCGACTCGCGATTCGCTCTCCCGGACGATCGACTACTGTGAGGCCAACGGCCTGACGTTCGACGTCGACACGATCCGCGAACTGGAGGGCGAACCGGCCGGCCGGTACGGACTCACCGAGGCGCAGTACGAGGCGCTGACGGTGGCCGCCGAACGGGGGTTCTACGACGTTCCGCGCGACGTCACGCTGAAGGAACTCGGCGACGAACTCGGCATCTCGCATCAGGCGCTGTCCGAGCGGATACGGCGGGCGACGCTGGCGCTCGTCGAGGATACGCTCCTGATCGGGCCGGAGTCGGAGGAGTAG
- a CDS encoding ABC transporter permease subunit: MLETARYEAGRRVRGTAVLTAGISALSAFFVWYFTELEGVEMDEMLAELPPAMIEAFGIETLATIEGFLAAELYNFVWLLGLGLYFAYSAGGIVASDIERGRMDLLLSFPVSRSRLLAEKFASLLVPVVALNVVVGTVVYLLTLAIGESIDPVALAMVHLLSIPYFLACAGIGVVLSVLFDRADVAKRVALALVFVLFLVESVVASAGDLEWIRYVSPTHYYSPTPILVDGTYEPADTGVLLAAFLALLFVGQLLFRRRDI; the protein is encoded by the coding sequence ATGCTTGAGACCGCCCGGTACGAGGCGGGCCGTCGCGTCCGCGGTACGGCGGTCTTGACGGCCGGTATCAGCGCCCTCTCTGCCTTCTTCGTGTGGTACTTCACGGAACTCGAGGGCGTGGAGATGGACGAGATGCTCGCGGAACTCCCGCCCGCGATGATCGAGGCGTTCGGTATCGAGACGCTCGCCACGATCGAGGGGTTCCTCGCGGCTGAACTCTACAATTTCGTCTGGCTCCTGGGGCTCGGACTGTACTTCGCCTACTCCGCGGGAGGGATCGTCGCGAGCGACATCGAGCGCGGCCGGATGGACCTGTTGCTCTCGTTTCCCGTCTCGCGATCGCGCTTGCTCGCGGAGAAGTTCGCCTCGCTGCTCGTTCCGGTCGTCGCGCTCAACGTCGTCGTCGGGACCGTCGTCTACCTGCTGACGCTCGCCATCGGGGAGTCGATCGATCCGGTCGCCCTCGCGATGGTCCACCTCCTGTCGATTCCCTACTTCCTCGCGTGCGCCGGAATCGGCGTCGTCCTCTCGGTGCTCTTCGATCGCGCGGACGTCGCGAAGCGGGTCGCCCTCGCGCTCGTGTTCGTCCTCTTCCTCGTCGAATCGGTCGTCGCGAGCGCGGGCGATCTCGAGTGGATCCGGTACGTCAGCCCGACGCACTACTACAGCCCGACGCCGATTCTCGTAGATGGGACGTACGAACCGGCCGATACGGGAGTCCTGCTCGCGGCGTTCCTCGCCCTCCTGTTCGTCGGCCAGCTCCTGTTCCGACGACGGGACATCTAG
- a CDS encoding ABC transporter ATP-binding protein → MAAIEVTDLTKDYGSVLGVDSLSFAVEEGEVFGFLGPNGAGKTTTIRTLLGLLAPTSGTARVLGADVRDEDALIEAKRRIGYLPARLGFDEEVTGERVLDYHAAVKGDSRRDELLEVFTPPVERPIREYSTGNRRMLGIVQAFMHDPDLVVMDEPTSGLDPLKQEEFNEFIGSERERGTTIFFSSHVLSEVRRVCDRVGILRAGRLVGLEDVETLLDRGGKRVRLRTTDGVRSELTALDGAFDVATVGPEVQFTYAGDYNALLRELASHDVLDVEISEPPLEDVFIHYYGTGGAEEAGREVTPDA, encoded by the coding sequence ATGGCGGCCATCGAGGTGACAGACCTGACGAAGGACTACGGGAGCGTGCTCGGCGTCGATTCGCTCTCGTTCGCCGTCGAGGAGGGGGAGGTGTTCGGCTTCCTCGGCCCGAACGGGGCCGGAAAGACGACGACGATTCGAACGCTCCTCGGATTGCTCGCGCCGACGTCCGGAACCGCGAGAGTGCTCGGTGCGGACGTCCGCGACGAGGACGCGCTCATCGAGGCGAAGCGACGGATCGGGTACCTGCCGGCTCGCCTCGGGTTCGACGAGGAGGTGACCGGCGAACGGGTCCTCGACTATCACGCGGCGGTGAAGGGCGACAGCCGGCGGGACGAACTCCTCGAGGTGTTCACGCCGCCCGTCGAGCGGCCGATCCGGGAGTACTCGACCGGGAACAGGCGGATGCTCGGGATCGTCCAGGCGTTCATGCACGACCCCGACCTCGTCGTCATGGACGAACCGACGTCCGGGCTCGATCCCCTCAAGCAGGAGGAGTTCAACGAGTTCATCGGGAGCGAACGCGAGCGCGGAACGACGATCTTCTTCTCCTCGCACGTGTTGAGCGAGGTTCGGCGCGTCTGCGACCGCGTCGGGATCCTCCGCGCCGGACGGCTCGTCGGACTCGAGGACGTCGAGACGCTGCTCGATCGGGGAGGAAAGCGCGTTCGCCTCCGTACCACCGACGGCGTGCGTTCCGAACTCACCGCCCTCGACGGCGCGTTCGACGTCGCGACCGTCGGCCCGGAGGTGCAGTTCACCTACGCCGGCGACTACAACGCGTTGCTCCGCGAACTCGCGTCGCACGACGTGCTCGACGTCGAGATCAGCGAGCCGCCGCTCGAAGACGTGTTCATCCACTACTACGGGACGGGTGGCGCGGAGGAGGCCGGCCGCGAGGTGACGCCCGATGCTTGA